Genomic DNA from Corticium candelabrum chromosome 5, ooCorCand1.1, whole genome shotgun sequence:
gAGCCAAGGAACTACCACCGTTATCTAGTGGAGAAGGAGTGTGGATTCCAGACAGAAAGGAAAGAGGGTCTATTTTACAACAGTCTAAAACACCAAGATCTTATACCATCTCAACACCATCCGGAGAATTTCGAAGGAACAGAAGACACATAGTTAGAGATCATCAACGAAAAGAACCGGTACCAGAAGACAAGAAGACTGAAATGAAGAAAAAAGAACCAACAGAAAGTACGGTGCAACATCCACCTTCAGTACAACCTGatctaacaacaacaagaagtgGTAGAGCTGTCAAGCCATCGCAGAAACTAGACTTATAGTTAATGGGTGACTATACTGTGTTAGAGTTACACCAGTTTGATCTTAGATGTTTACAGAGCTGGGAAAGGGGGATGTGGCATGTGGTATGTTAGTGTTAAGTTGCCTCTGAGTAATTAGATATATATCAGTGTATTACGGAAATACAAGGAGTCTTAACCCTACTAAGCCCGCAGACAACAGTGGCGGTGTgtaatacaccaaaatggaccaatgacgtcacatacatgttattttttagtttttcgaattatatatatactagatgaTTAGCCCATTCTTCGCCTTCGCAAattctgttaattaacacagatTCCTGCGTATATATAATTGGGGCATCATACAATTCGCTTATTGAgcggagaaaacacaaaataccgAACTCTGTATAAGTGACCAAGTATTCGCTTGAAGCGGTTTCGATAGTCCCGATTTAGAAGAAGCTTTCTCGATCCTTCGACGGGCACATGTGCTGCATGTGCTTCAGCCAGCCAGCAGCTTTTCCGTCTCTTTCCtgctgcaatgtcaacttttGCAAACTACAGACGAACGCATAGATGCAGGAAACCTGCAGACTACCTCAAAAGACACCATatttcaaagtgagaaaaggtTGCGTTCTAGCTAAAGGTGGAACGCAAAATTGCAGCGGTTTGAGAGCGCATGAGGAACAAACATTTTGTGACGTTACGACTTACAGACAAACGCCGGCatgcacaaagcaaagtacaaaATCTAGCCACCGTCATGCGAGGGCTCTAGTTGCTTTTCGAAGTAGAAAAGGTCGCGTGCTTTACAGAGACATTTCGGAGATTTGCGTTAACGCAACATTTTAGAGAGGCGCGCTAACGTACATTTGCGGTAAAAAGCAATGGTTGCATgcgctgatggaagtgacaagaactaCAACGCGAAGTTAGGGTTGAGTCCAGTTCTTACGACAGGGCCCCTTCGGTATGTGgtaaaaacagctgttcatacttggtctgtcgcacatgaacacaacttATAGGTTAGAGAGGCGAGCGGTATTGGCGTCCGGATCTGTTTCGCCGTCCACAACGCTTCACCGAatgctgtcgatgtcacgtgatgttacaaGCGATGGCGAGAAAACCCTTTTCAGCGTCACGCTAGAAAAGCGTTGCCCGCTTGTTAcgtatgagtaagttgtgcataagtgttttagctactgaaccaaacagcacgctttgcaaactgcgatcTACTGCAGATATTCTAGAAGTTGTAGTCCCGATCGAAAAATTTACAAACGCGTccgatagaatttatcatttaatcagttaaaaacgtacgtaagcatatctcgttctgcaaatgcgtcaaatgtctcaatttgattgtcGGTAACCAACAATAAAAGGTGTATGCTGGGCGCAATTTACTAGCGCATGTGgccgaaatgttcctttaaCTATGAGTGGAAAGGAGCAGATAGCGGTTTGCGACCACATGGGGAACAAACAATCATGCGGCTGCGTCCATGCATGGAGCATTTTTCTTTAGATTTATAGACGCTACAATTAAAAACATATTATATAGAAATGACGAGAAATGTAAGGATTGCATGAAAACAATAGAGAGAATTTGACATAAGAGGAGCGCATACAAATTTAGAGGCGCGTTTTGCGTACTATATACGCGGCAGTGTATAATACATTGGATCGAAAGCGGACCTTCACGGCTGAGCGGACGGTTCTTCCAAATTTCCCCCCGAACCCCGAACCTTCCCCAGCCTACGGACCTGCAGTCTTTCTGGGGTTAAGATGAAGCAGTCGTTGCTGAACATCGCACATGTCAATGATTTTGAAAGAGAAGCAGCAGGACGGTTAGGTATAGCCAGGTCGGCCAACAAACGTCGAATCACTAGGTTCGTGAACTCCAAAAATAGATCTAAGATCTTCAGCATTTTAGCTGAGGAATGTTCAGGAGGAACCCGGTGCTTTCCAACGAGTGATTTGTCGATGAGTTTCCAAAATTCTCGTGGTTCGTTCTTAATTAACAGAGGCCAAGGATTCTTAAAAAATTTTGACTTTACTACCACAATCTCTTTGCGAACCTTGGATCTAGCTCTCTTATATATACAGACTCTGAAAGTTGAGCCGAGCCTCTCTTTTTGAGATCTTGAGGAAGCGAGAGATGTTCGACGAAATCTATCTCGTTGCAGGATGTAATACAGAATCAAAGAATTTATCCAAGGGAGAGACGGGTTTTAGACGACAACGTTGTTTCTTCAGAGGAGCATGGCGATTCACAATTTCGAGAAAGAGTTCTTTCCAGATGCTTCATTTGTAATGAATATTATCAAATGCTTTCAATCACAGACCATGACACTTTTTCAAGGTCACGTGTGAAGTCTTCTTGGTTAAAATTCTTCATATCCGAACAAGTCGCACAGGAGGCAAGGCACGCAAACACATTGAGAAGACTGACGACTGGTGATGACCAAGTGATGATCACTATAGTTCCCAATGAATTCAGGGATTCAGCCAGAAAGTAGAGGGAAGGCTGGGAGACTAGAATGACATCCAGAAGAAATGCTAATGTTGCAGTCACACGGGTTGGCGATTCTGGAGTCGAAGAAGTCCAAGAAGATCAGTAACATCTGTGGAGTATTTGAATTGTTAAGGTCGATATTGATATCACCCAGAATAGAGACGTCATTACTCAGAAGATATAGACTCTCAGTGAGAACTAATAATTAAGTCAGTATTGAAATTAGCAACAGAACTCGACGAAGAGCGATAGCAGCAGGTGATGATTGATCGGCGTCCACGACAAAGGTGCACTACAACACTGACATTCCAAGGCGGTCAATGATTGAGTAAACGGCTGACATGTAGAAGACTTGAGGGCGGACGCCATGACGTGTGAAATCTTGTCGGACACATTTATATTCCGAAACAGCGATGAAACTATCAGAAATAGCTTTGTTTCGGAGACGCACGGCACATATCAATATTGATTTTGCCAGTGTGGAGGAGGAGTTCAATGTCATCCAGTTCTAAGAGAAGActattaattaacgttgaGCTGAGCAATCACCACTTCGTTCTGCTTAGATACCTTTTGTATTTCTGATAAAAGATAACTCTAGGAGCCAGTATTTTCAACAGAGGCAAGGCACTATCGCAGTTGTTAATTCCGATAGTGAAGGACTCAGAGCATTTGAAACACATCCAAGGCGGCGAGTCATTGGAAAGACGAATATACTCTTCTTTCGAGACAGAGATGCAGTAAGCATGAAACCAGCAATCACAGATATCGCAAAGGATACCTTGTTGATTGGATCGAACATTCTTATTGCAAATTCCACAAGGGAATTTTATTAACACACTGGACCTGGGTTGACTTTAATATCACCACAGACAAGGAGAAGAAGGCTCAAAGCAAGACGAAGAAGATAAGTATATGAACTTAACTGCGCTTCCCGTGACGAAGCAGAGGTTGAGAGTTACGCCGACAAAATCGATCACCGAGGAGAGACAACAGCCACCCACGAAGCACTACTAGTAGGCAATTCTCAAGGGGAGTAGCGCTGAGAGACAGACTCCAATTACTGAATGTTTCAAACACTGGACCTAACCCTCTGCACTCTTGCATCTCCCACAGATGTGTACTCTCCCAATAACGTTTCAATCAACCCATAAACGCACGGATACCAGGGGTGTCGAACGTTTTGAGGACTGTCGCCCAAGACTTGGAAAGTTCTGGCGACAGAATGGACATTGGCGCCAACTGACTAGTTAAGTTGAGCAAGTCAATCCGGGCTATGTTGATTTTACGTGATCAGAGCAAcgtgtagtgtactgtattTGGATAtcttttaatatcaacacaaaGTTTACAACAGGAAACTTATAAAAAGATCTCTCTTCAAGACCAATggccatgcatgcattgcTTTCATCTAACATTCCAGTACGAAGTTCATATCTAGGTAATTACTGAAACCTCGTTCAGCTGCTGTACCGCATGCACGTGTCGTCACCTTAGTTTTAGCACAGAACACATACAGGAAACTGTATGGCCTCTGGGCGAAAAAATTATATCGCGCGCAATATGTCCGTCCATGGGTACCAAGCGCGCTGAAGTCCAATACGCCAAATTACTACTATTAGGTGTACTAGAATTCCAGAATTATTTTCTGCTTACGTGCTCAGCCCCTCGAGTCTGCGGAAATATGAAAAGTGTTAGATGGTATTATTTATAATTCCAGATATACATGACTAGTAACAACTCGTGCAAACCGATTCGGTCGTACACATCGCTGGGTACGCAAGGCTCTACGATTGATGTTAAATTCTCCTAACGAAATCGGATAGAAGTGCTCGAAACTTGGTAGCCAAATTGTGAAAGCAAGGTCGAAGTATATATTTTTACACTCTAACTTCGGATAGTTGTAGTCTTGCAGATTCTAGGACTTCCAACCATAATTCTCGTGTTACAAGGTGGGTAGATTTTCTAAGGTGTTCTATGACTACTTACAAGTATTGAGTACAAGGCCACCATTCCGTTGTCTGCACAGGCAGATTAGCTATTATTAGTATTACTCTAATGGCTAATAAATTCCTATTATTGGTCATGAAGTAGATACCATTtacagaattagcagccccTGACAAAATTctcataaatttaattattttaacattgtatgcaaatttctGTTGTCGCATCAGTTCACATGCATTATTATCTGTTCCGAAAATTTGCAGCCaaacagaattctcattcagagttatatcccgttcaatatcccgttctgagaaattagcaagaatcGAGTATCCTAATGTATACAAATTTATATGTTGCTGCATGAGTATCCCATTCTAATTATTATCATTaagtgtatctctgaagaattatCAGCCTGACaaaattctcatgaagaatttcgttcagagttatatcccggTCAATATTATCTCGTGACTATTGATTGTTATATAAAGCtagtatcccgttgaagacaaagaaaatgtaacgGAGTGTCACGTTTCCAAAAATACTGTTGATTGGATTAgtgattggttgaagccatttcgacttggacgccGCGTTActtcaaagacgttgctgccgttgcgaggaagtaacaggtgtatcgaactcgGCATCTATATTCGACACGAATCCTGTTCGGAAATATATCCGAGCAGCAGAACTACtttctgttcgcgttgactttgcgctttgaaaatctgtaataacttctgagCAACAGGGcagacagtgacgatcttggtatcgttcgaAACCGCAAGTTCCCAGATTTTCTGTAGTTTGGGTAACGACGACGTATTtattacacaggcggtttgataaggcttttgTATATCGAGAGTCGTTAGGGTTCATAAACTCACTAATTAAGAAggtatggtcttacaacaagaatgctgctaattGAGGAAGTAGCCAACAAAGTCACTAAACGGTCCGCTTGCTTGACATTAActcacagttgctcttgtttcgcaagtagttgcttgatatttcggactcctcttctcgttctgtttcgtcttgatagcctgagacttcctctactgttacctaacatACGGGGAGTTAGTGTTGAGTTGGACTTTTgggaaactgaatgctgaaaggACTGCAGAATCTAgacgtacagtgtacatgttctagctagaagcgaacgatgatgttaACTACATACTTCGCGCAAAACacgcaagtgcgtgaagcgatgtcgcgtgttactcaactttcatacctacacACTTAGgtaatcgaattagccttatcaagctatgaaaccggatccgggGCCCCGCGTCACTATGTTGCTCTCGAAGTCTCGCGTAGTcagaccttaaccccgccCTCAACATTCCGGACGCGAGactaaagcccggttcacagtacgacgctggcacagcgtcctgcgagcgtcctggacgctgacaaggacgctcacacgagcgtcagcgaagacgctggcgctggaccattcacagtattgcgtctgacgagcgtccatcgcAAAAAGAACACACAgcgacagtggtctggcgctgcaaagtaaccacgtgtgtacaatgtatcgcgacagacatggacgacgacgttttgcttttgttgcacTGCTGCGCCGTAGTCTCAATCAAGCCTTTTCTTTCATTCTTAGTTTATGTTTTAGGTTGCTCCTAGGAGGGAATTACACCAGATGTGGtgttttaaaaataaattattattattatgttctTGTACTCCTTTGACTAAACTTGCCAAACGCAGGgaaaaccacgcacacacttcCATCGACGAATCAATGATGGTtgccatgtgaacgaatagaatatcccgAATACGTCCGgtgactgactttcgattggttgaaacggagcacgtgatgtcatcggacgCTGGTCACCTCTGGCTAGGACgctcgattagaacttttctctattctagCGTCGTGCGGGCGTCGTACGAGTGTCgcggacgctgacatgttcacagtgtgacgctgacgctcgctcatcgtcagcgtccaggacactcgcacgacgctcgtgccagcgtcgtactgtgaaccgggcttaacTTTACGCGCtagagcaattccggcaaaaactcttcctcgtgtgattcacgtgcagcgactgcgcggaagagcctggttTGCGAGGCTACGCAGCAACTACAGTAATTACTAGTACATGTAGTTCCTAATTGGACTACTTCCGTCCCGCGGATGTTTACCTTTGTAGCACGTGATAGTTTGCACCTTCGGCCTGCTCCTTCCTCTAGTATGGATGAAACGCTTTTTCTGCTGTCGGGTGAGGAGAGAACCAAGGCTGCTAAATCTAGTAGACGTCTTGAAAATACTCCAGCTGTAGTATCACGTGGATGGCAGTTTGCGTTTGCGGCACTGCTGCTTATTTGCTCGTACGTGATCTTTGTTTgcctttgtttgtctttttccTTCTTCCCGCAAGTGGCCGCCCGTAAGAAAGGATCAAGTGCAGACACGGAGGTTGGTGTGTACATAGGCGGCAATCAGTTGGCTGTATGCATTGGTTCATTTATCTCTGGAGCGTACATGAACAAGATCGGTGTGAAGTTTCTTCTCCTATCCGGGAGTTTTCTTGTTGCGGGCTCTAGCGTAATTTTTGGATTTGTTGATGATATAAGTTTATGGAAACCATTTATTGGGCTCAGCACAGTCATCTATTTTGTGATGGGATGTGGACAAGCTGCTTTTCGTACAACTTGTACAACTGTGTTTGTGAGGATGTTTCCTACACGCATTGCAACAGCCTGGTCTGTGGTATCGCTCACTCTTGGACTTGGTTTTCTTACTAGTCCACCACTTGGAGGATTGTTGTATGATAGTGAGGGTTTCGCCTTTCCTTATGTTGTTTTTGGAAGTCtattgtttttattaattCCATTCTTCCTCATCTTTCCTTCAGACACATATGTGGAATCTGAACAAAGTTTTACTGTTAATCAAACGCCCATGTGGCGGCTGCTAAAAATGATGCCAGTACTGGTAGTCTGTGTGAACAGTTTTGTTGCATATGCAGCTATGACACTTGTTCAGGTTTCTTTTCCTCTGTTTCTTTACAACACATTTCACTGGAGAGCAAGTCAAATTGGACTGGTGTTTCTCGTCTTTGGAATAGCATTTGTTGGATCATCAATTGTTATAGGTGTAGTGATAGACGCCACTAATCCACGAGTTGTAATGATTATAGGACTACTGATTGGAGGATGTGGAATGATGTTGGTTGGTCCATCGTTTGTATTTTCATTCTCACTTCAGCCTTGGCTTGTGTATTTTTCAATGGTATTAATTGGACTGGGAACGTGTATGGTTCTGTCTCGCTGCACCTATAGACATGACTGCCACTGCTGTTTCAAGAGGATATGAAGAGAATATCTCATTGATTGCGGCTGTAACAGGTTTATGGAATGCAGCAACATATTTCTCAGGAACGGTGGCTGGGCCTGTTGGTGGAGCTCTGACAGCTTCATTTGGCTTTCGGTACTCTACATCTTTCTTTGCATTTGCCATTGTTTGTGCATTCATTATGACCATTGTGAGTACTGTAGTCAAACTCTACCACTCTTGATCTGATGTCCTTTCTGATGAAAGGATTGTTAGACTACGCCTTGGGTATAATATATAGCGTTATAATGGTGCATTATCATTAACTAGGAGTCATGAGAAATGGGACTTTGTAAGTTAGAAGACTTGGTGAGTATAGTTACTCAAAACATAGAGGGGTGAACTGACTTCTGGTCTGTGGGCTGTGTTTATGGAGcactggctggctggctggctgacaaTGTCACACtccaggaatgtgccacgcctcctgtGTGGATTAATCACAGAGCAGTACTATGGTTTGCAGTTTCTGTGATTACTGCGTGTACACAGGCTGGGAATGCAACGGGGTTTTGGTGAAGCCTACGTAGTCCTttaacaaaacacaacatcaGGCCGACGGGAGGAGGGTAGAGGGGTAGGGGGGTAGAGGGGTGGGGGTAGAGGGGTAGGGAAGCCATATACCATGCCTATCACTTCTGAGTCCATCTATTGAATGGACTCTAGTTGTTCATAGCTGTATGTTGTTTGCACCAGATTCTTGTGTGCGATGCAAATATTTTTAtgattattatattattataatagGTAGTGTTGCGTAGTCATTTCTGATTGGTCAAAGTTAATTTGTGGGCGGGGAGCGTCTTTATTTGCTTTACCCGTATACTGCGCACTGCCTTGCGCTTAATTTCTCTCTATCATGGATGAAACGCTTCTTCTACTGTTGGGTGAGGAGAGGATCGAGGCTGCTAAACGCTATGAAAATACGCCAAAGGCAGTTTTTGTTTGGTAAATCTTAGCTATGTCTGCAACGATATACCccccccccctctctctctatTCTTTTACCCACATGTGGCCGCTCGTAAGAAAGAGTCAAGTGCAGACACGGAAGTTGGACCACTATATTGATCGTCCATAGGTCGACTCTCCCATTTTAGTCTGTAGCAGTTGTGCATCTGTTTGTGAAGAGTATAATGAGCCCACCAACTGAGACTGTATATCCATCCTGCAGAAGGAATACTGTTGAATGCAGTTGTGCATAGTTGAGATATCCAAACGTTTGCGCAACAACCAATTTGTTCGAGTTATCTCTACGTCACTTGTGTCAAATCtaaacagtactgtacatactattTCTGGTATCGGAAATATGAACTTTTGCCTGTACCTTTTACCTGAACTTACTCTAATATACATTTTATACACTAGACTCTATACTACACTACACTGTAACTCTACACAGCTATAATACTTGCTCTACTATATCACACGTTAATTGAAGTGCTACATACATTTTATACAGTCAACATTATGTCTTTGGCTCAACTAGGATAAATTCTAGCCAATCATTTACAGCTTCTGCGTGGTTCTCATCGAAGGTCTACGAGAATTCCCGGTCTTGTCTGATCCAATGTCACGTGTTGGCATCCTAAAACACAAATATCGTCTACGACTTTCATACAGACGACTATGCAGAACGCACCtttgcgcacgcacgcacacacacacacacacacacacacacacacacacacacacacacacacatttaacAAGAAGTACCGTAAATAGACGACACATTTCACGTTCAGGGTGCTGATGCAGTTGATGTGCTGGAAGCTTGCAACGTATAATGCAGTCCTTTCCACGTCGAGTCATTGTAAAGTATCCAGTCCTAGTCATGCAAACGTTATTCCCAACTCAAGGTCGTTTGTAAATCGATCTGCACTCTTACCGTTCTGGAGCACACACGATAGCTATTGACTCTTTCATCAGTCTCTGATACGAGTAGTGACAACGAAGGTCAACACTTGACAGAAAACAGCCATGAGAAGGATGGGTCTGTAAACACGATTCCTTCGGTTCGGTTAACTTCAAGTTGATAATACGCCAAGTCTTCCTCGTCATACGTTGTACAGGAAAATGAATTTCCCGTTTGTTTAGGAATGAGAATATGAGTTACGTATAACACTCCATTGATCTACAAATAGTCAAAAGTCAATGTATAGTATGTATACTCAATCAGCGCTTGTATacatgagaacatacacaaacagtcgTGCACGCGcaagcatgcacgcacgcaccacaCAAGCGATCAATGTTCGGTACTCACCTCTTTTCCGCAAAGAGTTCCACCAGTCTCGATGTCGTCCATGGTATTTGGCGCAGCTGCTGCTAGAAACTGATCAACAAGTCTTTCACACACTCTTATTTTTCTCATTCTATTCTCAGTTCTTGTATCTAGTAGAGAAACAATCTAAATCTCAAGACATCAATTCACCACTATATTATAAATCTTCTATAACTAACTTGCAATATCGATTACACGTTCCGTTTCATCAGGTCTCGTGTTGGAGGAAGCTGCACAACTTTCTCCTTCTACCTGTTTATTGCATTCCAACGTTATTTCTCCTGGACTAAGACAACATTTATCAGACGATGGATTGGGACGTTGAAGAAACATATCAGAtaaaacattgaaaattgCTAAATGGCAAGAGAAGACGATTCATACGGTTAAACAGacagtatgtatatatatatatatatatatatatatatatatatatatatatatatatatatatatatatttatatatatgtaaaaacTCTAGAGACAAGACGACAACTTACCAATCGTTGCACTCGAACATGACATATCGACTGGACTGGCAGTCATGTAATCAAAGTCGGACAGTTGTTGCTTCGTTCGATTGTCGACATCGGACGAGGATGTGCTGTCTTGCTTCGaattcttctcttcttcaccaaTAGATTGAGGATTTGCTTGTTGATGACCGCTGACGCTTCAGAAATCGATCCGATTGTTTCTCGTTCTTCTTTTCCTTTTATCGTTTCTCTCTCGACATCTCGAGATGCAATTTCAACGTCGTCTCTCGCTTCTCTATTCTCTGGCTTATTTTCCTCTTCTCCTAACaattcttcttcttctttcatTTCATCTTTCTCTTCTTGTTCCCTAATTCCTTCCAACGATTCCTTCGTTTGTCGTTCCTCTACTTCTAGTTTATCTTCCTCTTGCTGAAATTTTTCTTCAAGGTTTGACCGTTGCGAttcttgatgtttgttgtcatcactTTGTGTacaagtttgtctgtcatcgtCTTCAACGGTCACAATTACATCTTCTCTACTGCTGATATTTGTTTGCGGTGAATTCTAAACACGAAAACGTCAACGATTTACGTCTATATCACGTCAAACGTCTATAACCGTAAACCAACCAAACAGTCAGCGATTTGCTGCCGAGCACGGTTTCTGTCAaaatagcgcgcgttagacaaTTATATCTTCGACGTTGCTAGGGTACGAAACCAACAACGCCGACGCCTCGACAAGCGTATAGTACAAGAAATATGCTTAGTGCAAACATTTAGTTCTAACCTTCTGCCTTTTTGGCGTTT
This window encodes:
- the LOC134179614 gene encoding MFS-type transporter SLC18B1-like, with the translated sequence MDETLFLLSGEERTKAAKSSRRLENTPAVVSRGWQFAFAALLLICSYVIFVCLCLSFSFFPQVAARKKGSSADTEVGVYIGGNQLAVCIGSFISGAYMNKIGVKFLLLSGSFLVAGSSVIFGFVDDISLWKPFIGLSTVIYFVMGCGQAAFRTTCTTVFVRMFPTRIATAWSVVSLTLGLGFLTSPPLGGLLYDSEGFAFPYVVFGSLLFLLIPFFLIFPSDTYVESEQSFTVNQTPMWRLLKMMPVLVVCVNSFVAYAAMTLVQVSFPLFLYNTFHWRASQIGLVFLVFGIAFVGSSIVIGVVIDATNPRVVMIIGLLIGGCGMMLVGPSFVFSFSLQPWLVYFSMVLIGLGTCLWNAATYFSGTVAGPVGGALTASFGFRYSTSFFAFAIVCAFIMTIVSTVVKLYHS
- the LOC134180508 gene encoding STAM-binding protein-like A produces the protein MTRKTWRIINLKLTEPKESCLQTHPSHGCFLSSVDLRCHYSYQRLMKESIAIVCAPERTGYFTMTRRGKDCIIRCKLPAHQLHQHPEREMCRLFTDANT